The following proteins are co-located in the Triticum aestivum cultivar Chinese Spring chromosome 1A, IWGSC CS RefSeq v2.1, whole genome shotgun sequence genome:
- the LOC123061605 gene encoding sulfite reductase [ferredoxin], chloroplastic: protein MSAAVGGAEFHGFGGAAQLPRSRMLGRPVRVAPPGATPAGSGPSAASIRAVSTPLKKDAKEVKRSKVEIIKEKSNFLRYPLNEELVSEAPNVNETAVQLIKFHGSYQQSDREVRGQKNYSFMLRTKNPSGKVPNQTYLAMDTLADEFGIGTLRLTTRQTFQLHGVLKKNLKHVISTVIKNMGSTLGACGDLNRNVLAPAAPYVRKDILFAQETAENIAALLAPQSGAYYDLWVDGEKIMSAEEPPEVTKARNDNSHGTNFPDSPEPIYGTQYLPRKFKIAVTVAGDNSVDILTNDIGVVVVSDSAGEPVGFNLYVGGGMGRTHRIETTFPRLADPLGYVPKEDILYAIKAIVVTQRENGRRDDRRYSRMKYLLDSWGIDKFRAEVEKYYGKKFEDFHPLPEWQFNSYLGWQEQGDGKLFYGVHVDNGRLGGQAKKTLREIIEKYSLDVSITPNQNLILCGVDQAWREPITAALAQAGLLEPKDVDLLNITSMACPALPLCPLAQTEAERGILPILKRIRAVFDKVGIKDEESVVVRITGCPNGCARPYMAEVGFVGDGPNSYQIWLGGTPNQTTLAETFMNKVKLQDIEKVLEPLFSYWNSTRQEGESFGSFTNRMGFEQLKEVVNKWEGSASAA, encoded by the exons AtgtcggcggcggtgggcggcgccgaGTTCCACGGCTTCGGTGGCGCGGCGCAGCTCCCGCGGTCCCGGATGCTCGGCAGGCCCGTCAGGGTGGCGCCGCCAGGGGCGACACCCGCCGGCAGCGGGCCCTCGGCGGCCAGCATTCGCGCCGTCTCCACG CCTCTGAAGAAGGATGCAAAAGAAGTTAAGCGAAGCAAGGTGGAGATAATCAAGGAGAAGAGCAATTTCCTTCGGTACCCGCTGAACGAGGAGCTGGTCTCAGAGGCTCCCAATGTCAACGAGACTGCTGTCCAGCTCATCAAGTTCCACGGAAGCTACCAGCAGAGCGACCGGGAAGTTCGTGGGCAGAAGAACTACTCGTTCATGCTCCGGACAAAGAATCCTTCCGGAAAAGTTCCGAACCAGACTTACTTGGCCATGGATACACTGGCCGATGAGTTCGGGATCGGAACGCTCCGTCTGACAACCAGGCAAACATTTCAGCTGCACGGCGTTCTTAAGAAGAACTTGAAGCATGTCATCAGCACTGTGATAAAGAATATGGGATCAACCTTAGGTGCCTGTGGAGACCTCAACAGGAATGTGCTTGCGCCTGCGGCGCCATATGTGAGAAAGGATATCCTTTTTGCCCAAGAAACTGCTGAGAATATTGCGGCACTTCTTGCGCCACAGTCGGGGGCTTATTATGATCTGTGGGTGGATGGAGAGAAGATAATGTCAGCGGAAGAGCCTCCTGAGGTCACCAAAGCCCGGAATGACAACTCACATGGAACAAACTTCCCTGATTCCCCTGAACCAATCTACGGGACCCAGTATCTGCCCAGGAAGTTCAAGATTGCGGTCACAGTTGCTGGTGATAACTCTGTTGATATTCTGACCAATGACATCGGTGTTGTTGTTGTTTCAGATAGTGCTGGGGAGCCTGTTGGCTTTAACCTCTAT GTTGGAGGTGGCATGGGAAGGACACACCGAATAGAAACCACATTCCCTCGTCTGGCTGATCCACTTGGATATGTTCCTAAGGAGGATATATTATATGCTATAAAGGCAATCGTTGTCACTCAGAGGGAGAATGGAAGAAGAGACGACCGCAGGTATAGCAGAATGAAGTATCTGCTTGACAGCTGGGGTATTGACAAGTTCCGGGCTGAGGTTGAAAAATACTATGGAAAGAAGTTTGAAGATTTTCATCCATTGCCAGAATGGCAATTCAACAGCTACCTTGGCTGGCAGGAACAG GGCGATGGTAAATTATTCTATGGAGTGCATGTTGATAACGGTCGTCTTGGGGGGCAAGCAAAGAAAACTCTGCGAGAGATAATTGAGAAGTATAGCTTGGATGTTAGTATTACTCCAAACCAGAATCTTATCTTATGTGGGGTTGATCAGGCATGGAGAGAACCCATAACTGCAGCTCTTGCTCAAGCTGGCCTGTTG GAACCAAAGGACGTTGATCTCCTGAACATAACCTCCATGGCATGCCCTGCCTTACCTCTGTGCCCTCTAGCACAAACAGAAGCTGAGCGAGGGATCCTACCGATACTTAAACGAATTAGAGCAGTTTTCGACAAG GTTGGCATCAAGGATGAGGAGTCTGTAGTGGTGAGGATAACTGGCTGCCCCAATGGATGCGCCAGACCATACATGGCAGAGGTTGGCTTTGTTGGTGATGGCCCAAACAGTTACCAG ATTTGGCTTGGAGGAACACCAAACCAGACCACGTTGGCAGAAACGTTTATGAACAAAGTGAAGCTACAAGATATCGAGAAGGTTTTGGAACCACTGTTCTCCTACTGGAATAGCACACGCCAGGAAGGCGAATCTTTTGGGAGCTTCACAAACCGAATG GGATTTGAGCAACTGAAGGAGGTGGTGAACAAGTGGGAGGGGTCAGCGTCAGCCGCATGA